In the genome of Lathyrus oleraceus cultivar Zhongwan6 chromosome 4, CAAS_Psat_ZW6_1.0, whole genome shotgun sequence, the window ttttgcacttgaaGTTGTATTACATTAATTATTTCAGTGGCTTGTACATTTATTTGTTTTACATGACTTAGGGTCTCCCTGATATTTCACATGTGGGAGGATTATGTGTGTATACCTTTGTAGTTGTGCGACATCCCTATCTGAATGTATCTTTTTGCAAGCTCATAGACCGCTATTGTTTTATATTTTGCGTTTTTGGTGTTTGGCTCATACAGATCATGGCCCTGCTTCCTAAACTTCCTCATCAGCCCCAGTTACTTCAGACAGGTAATGTAATGAAAAATTATGTAATCCCCATCCCACTCGACTTATGGACTTGGATATTCTCTCATTGTAATTTTTTGCCTAATTAGGTTTGTAGCTTTACTGTTCCAATTTGTTTGGTACCACTAATTGTAATGCTTGCATTGTATTGTTGCCATATTTTCAGTCTGCCTAACAATCGGAGCTTATTCAAAATGGCTTGATTCAGCATCATGTGGAGTGACCATACTTCCTTCAGTTTTAGACATCCTAATGAATGGAATGGGTACATCTGAAGATTGCGCAGCTGTTGCTGCCTTGGCGTTTAGACACATCTGTGATGGTATATATAGTGAACTAGTATTTGAGTGTATTTGTGAACTTTATCTTCAGTGTTTACCCCTTAGAATGTTGACAAGTTGCCTAGGTGAGCTACAATAGTATTCAGTGCATACAAGGTGAAGATGAGTGACTGACTACATTCAATGATTACAAATCAATTTTCTGAACTGTGGTTCTGATTGAGGCTTTGCAATAAAGTTTTACCTGAAGAATTTGGTTTGGTCATTTTCATAAACAACGGCTAAAAATCTCGTGCttttatgtgaggatgcaacttGTTTAAGTAAGTTCTCAAAAAAGTATTGCAGGAATCTAAATATAAACTAGAAAGTAAAAGAAACAAAAGTAGCTGAAGCTAATTTTAGTTTTATATCAAATGATTTACTAAATAACATCGGTAATGATTCTTTCATTTTTTCAGAAGACGAATTAAGAAAGAATACGTTGGATGAAGAGAATGGGGAATATGTTGCTTTAAATTATTTCTGTTACATTTTTTACTGGCCTGATTCGGCAGAATATTTTATATAAAGTTTGGTGCTATAAAGTAATTAATGAGCCCAACACCTTACATATTTTGGGATGGTTGGTACATGACTTGATATTAAAGCCTCTATGACCAAGTGGTCAATGCCGTCATCTTATCTCTAACTAAAAAATGAATTTCAGCAATAGGTAGTTGTGTTTGTGCACTGTTCATGTTTCAAACCTAAAAGGCTCTTGCATGAGGGGGGAAAGCTGAAAGTTGACAATGTTTCACGTATTTGACGTGTTGCTTATTTCTGATTTCAGACTGCCGGAAAAAGCTGTGCGGATGCTTAGATGGTTTGTTCCACATCTACAATCGGACAGTTAGTGGTGAAGATAGTTTCAAAGTTCCTGCTGAAGACTCATTGCATCTGGTTGAAGCCTTAAGGTAATTTGGTTCATGAAATATTTGGGAAATCATTGTATGCTACTGATTCTATTTTTAAATGAAGTTGATTTGGTCATCTCAAATTTCAATGTAGTATGGTTGTTACTGAACTTCCTTTGGATGATGCCAAGAGAGCTCTTGAGGCATTATGCATACCAGTTATATCTCCTTTGCAGGTTAGTGTCTGTGTGCTGAGATTCATTAAACTTATTCTTTTGATGATTGTTTTTTCATACATTTTGTTCCTCCAGGAAGCTATCAATCAAGGTCCTGAAATCTTAAGTAAAAGACCTTCTCGTCAGTTAACGGTTCATATCGATCGATTTGCTTACATTTTTAGGTGGGTTCCAATACTTTTATTTCTGCACGCCCCGACCATTGTtcttttttaaattaaaattatttttacCACAATACTGAACATGCAACTGTATCTGTTTCTAGATATGTAAAACATCCTCAAGTTGTGGCAGATGCTATCCAACGACTCTGGCCAATTTTTAAAGCTATTTTTGATGTGTAAGCAGTCTCATATTACTTCTCATGTCTAACATTTCTATGGTTTTCTTTGCTTTGTTATGTTCTATTATTTTTTGAAGCTTGTTTATCTGATAGTAATTTTTTGTCATTGTTGATGCTAGCCGTGCTTGGGACATGAGAACAATGGAATCTCTTTGCCGAGCATGTAAATATGCAGTGAGTAAGCTGGACCATTATTTCTGTTGCTTTTTTTGCATTTTGAAGAAAGTAAATAGTAATAACATGGTGTTTGATGCGTTGGAAAAATTTCAACTCCTATATTGGCTAGAGATAAGGCCTAAATAGAGCTTTAAAGCCTAGAAAATCCCGACCTTACTAGCTTATTTTGTTGGGTTGAGTTATACCCAAAACATAATATAATATCAAAGCCTGTCTTAGATCTTTTAACAAGCCATCTGGGTGTGAGGATGGGTATTACTATTAACAAATGTTCACTTCCCATATTGGCTAGAGATAAGGCATAAAATAGTGATTCTAAAGCCTAGACAATCTTTCACCTTACAAGCCAATTTTGTGGGACTGAGTTAAGGCTcaaaatataatatatatttagtCATGCAATTGATTTGGAAACTAATCCAACTGTTGTGGTTTCAACCCTTTTATATCATATCTTTTAATCTTTTAATGTTACAATGTTCACAAATAAATTTTCGTGAGGTTGAATACTATGTTTATGGTCTTTTTTCCCTTGGGTGTTGAGTGAAGAGTTTGTACAGGCTCAAGTTAGTTGTATGGGTTTTCTATGTTAAAAATAATTAGTTTTGTATTTATTCAATTCAATGCTGTGTAGCAATATTCTATCACATGTTTCTAGGTGAGAACTTCTGGAAGGTTCATGGGGCTTACAATTGGTGCCATGCTGGAAGAGATTCAGAGTTTGTATAGGCAGCACCACCAGCCATGCTTTCTTTATCTCTCTAGTGAAGTTATAAAGGTATTCATATCTTACTATTGATCATGTAAGTAATTGTTTTGTTTGCATACAAAAGTGTGGTTAAATACACCTTTTGACTTTGAAGGATTTCCCCCCTTCTTTTTTACCTTGGGAGAATTTGAGATCTTAATTTCAAAGCTTTTTTGTTGTCCAGTTAATGATTATTTTGGAATATCCTCCGCCTTGTTATATATTTTGGCCAGTTTGTGCTTTCCGAAATAGTGTACTACCTCTTGATCTGTTATGGGATCCTTTTCAGACATGCAGAAGACTTGGATAGTGTTATGCCATTGAACTCATGCTGTTATCTCTCTGCCTTTTAAAAGTCTTAAACTGTCTCTTTAATGAATTATCTTCTTTTATCCTATAAATTTTTTTTGATGAATGAGTGAAAAGTAAATGTGATTTTGTCATTGCATTTTTACTCGTATGATTGGATGATACCCTATAAGTTTCATACTGCCTTCCAATACCTTACACTCATGCAATTGTTTCATGGTGGGAGGATGAGTTGCTGCTGGTGTTATAAGAGTTAGCATTAGGTTGTTAAGAGTATATACAGGCTTGACTAAGATGTTCCTCGGAACATGTTGTCTTGACTTTTATGATGGCTCCTAAAATTTTGTATGACAACAAAATAGGGCCCTATGGTCATTTCTTCTCCAAACAACTTCATCTCCCCTCCTCACCTTGTGCTGGTTTCAGACAGCCCTTTCTGCAAACATTATAAATTAATTACATATCTTGACCAGTCTTTCCTTTTCATTAGACTTTCATGTTTTTGGTTCTTTAGGATTTCACATCCCCTATTAATTTTACTCAACTATTTGCTTTTCCTGATAACTTTTCTTATCGTATATATGAAAACTTTGATAGATTATGCACTTATTATCCTGTTATTGACTATAGGAATGTCCAATGTTCTTACATTTCAGATATTTGGATCTGATCCATCTTGTGCTGACTACTTGAAGAATTTAATTGAGTCGCTTTTCCAGCACACAACACGCCTTCTCACAAATATTCAGGTGTAATTGAAGTAACTTTGCTTTAGCACTTACTTCTGGATCCATGGATAGTATTTGAATGTGTTACCATACTTTTAACTCCAGGAATTCACAGCCCGGCCTGATATAGCAGATGATTGTTTTTTGTTGGCTTCAAGATGTATTCGCTACTGTCCTCAGTTGTTTATCCCTTCACCAGTTTTTCCTTCTTTAGTTGATTGCTCTATGATTGGGATCACAGTACAGCATAGGTATGGTCTCTCTCGCCCCCAACCCCCACGGTCACACACACACTCACTCACACAACCCTGAAAGCACCCTCCTTTGTTCTATAATGGTATTGCATCTATTCTCACACTGTTTTTTTGTTCTTGTTTATGCTCGAGATATTATGAATCCCATAATGAATTTTCATGCAGCTCCATCATGTCTGACTTTCTTGCCTGCATAAGTGTCTGCATTTTGCCTATATTTTGCACACTGTCATTAAGTTAAGGCATCATCTGCATGGAAAGAAGGCATATATGAAATTTCTTGTACCTTAGAAAATGTAGAATTACTTCAGGAAAAGGTGCTAGGTACTGATTGAAATTTACAAGTGAATTATTTTCCTCCTGAAATAGCAGTtattacttattttattttactaATGTAGATTGAAATTCTTTTTTAAAACCTATTTGTTTCATGTTTTGGTATGGTTGCTGCATGTTCTGTATTTGTGAGTACTTATAACACTAGACAAAACTATGCTATGAGAATCAAATGAATTTCTCTCCTTAAAAATTTTCAGTACTTTGTGGCATGCTTGTTTACCCTTTTGCTGTTACCGCCTTCTCTCGTGCAGGGAGGCTTCCAATTCCATATTGCATTTCTGTTCTGATATTTTTGATTTGGCAAACTCCACAATGGGAGAGCAATTTATACCAATCAGAGATAGTATAATTATTCCTAGAGGTGCCAGCATTACCAGAATTTTGGTTGCTTCATTAACCGGAGCACTTCCAAAATCTCGAGTAGATGTGGTAGTTTCTCAAATCAATGTTGACTGTCTCATTTTCAAATATAGTAATATAAAATAGGATGAAGTTTAACCATCTCGATTTCTATGCATTTGCACATCTCTCAGGTGTCTTACACACTACTGGCGTTAACTCGCTCATATGGGATGCAAGCATTGGAGTGGGCAAAAAAAAGTATTATGTTAATTCCATCAACAGCTGCCACAGACTTGGAACGAACAAGATTCTTAAAAGCACTTTCAGATGTGGCGTCTGGAGGTGATACCAATGGCCTAACTGTTCCTATTGAAGAGCTCTCTGATGTTTGCCGACGCAATAGAGCAGTTCAGGAAATAGTTCAAGAAGCTTTGAGACCGCTTGAGTTGAATTTGGTGTGTGTATCATAGAGGGGGTCAGTAAACGCCTATGATTGGGAGGGCCATTTTGTTTAGGTCCTGTCTATCGGTTAGGCTagttggttgtgcattatttgTTATATTTGTTTTTTTATCTACCATTCTCCGATTTTTCTGGAGAGTTTCCCCCTGCGTGTTGTATTGGCCAGGAAAAATCAAGTGAGGGTGTTGTATCTTTTATTCTTGAGATGTGGGTTTGGAGTGATGTTGTTGTCCTGGCTTTCATTTTTAGGGGCGAAGGTTACATGGTATAAAATTGTAATTTAATGAAACGGAAAAAGTGGGGTAAAATAGAGTACAATCATAAATTTGCCGCAGAGTTTAGTTTGAAATGAATCCCGATTTGAGAATATGTCACTGTGTTCTGTTATCCGAGTAGTCTCTTTGAATCATAAAATGATTGAGTTGATGTGTTTGGGTTCCATTTGTACTGGTTTGTGATTGATGTTGTGAAACTATGGTCTTGAGCACTTGTTTGAGGCTTGTGGTGGCACCGACCTCAACTTGAAAAAGAGATTAACCATCCCTCTTCATCATCTCTAATAAATTAGAATAACACGAGGGTTAATTAGGTGCGGTGTATATGATATGATGTCAATTACTCTACTGTAATAATTGGGTTGCTAGTGTTTTTTGAAGGCCATTTTTCTCATCTGTTGAGGTAAATATGCTTTTCAAAAGGATCAAATTAGCGGTATGTGGGAGCTCTATATATGGAATTAGTGTTTTAATGATGGTATCGCTAGATGTCCCTTAACAGATAGCATCAACTTTTAATAATAaagtgtaaactattattttcCCAATTTCATTTCTAGAAATTTCTATATGAAATGGTATTTTCAATTCTTAGGTAAAAAGAAAGTTTTCACTACTAAGTATGTACTCCCTCGGTTTCTTTTCAGatgtttttaaatactttttcTAATGTCCTTGAATACATGACAAAACTCCATGAAGCTTGGTTAGTCCCTCAAGAGGTCTACGGCCTTGTTTATTAACAACAGCACAAACTCATGCTATCAAACATAGATGAAATTCTCAGATGCAATTTTGATTGGGACAAAAAATTCCATCCTTCAAATTAGAATAATCTGGAAAAGAATTACTTATTAACTCTTTCAGCTTTATCAATATAGGGAATTGAGTAATGCTTCTGAAGTAAATAATATATGGCCACCAAAAATTTACCCGATGTTAGGTGTTACAAGGGTTTGGGACTATATATAATGTATAACAATATAAAGTCCTTGTCAAAAATAAACTAATGTTTTctaattaaaaaaaaacaatttgtCCAAATTCTTCTATACTTTGGTGCTATAGCATTCGTATGGGCAGCATATAGTCAAAAATGAGAATTTTAAAAAGATGTTAAATAATAATCATTCATCTTTATTATTTATTGATTATAAAAGAGTGTCTTTCATTTGTAATGCATTAGAACAAAATTTCAATAAATATTTTAGTGTAGTTGGATTGTGAATTTTTTCTTGGAAGGAAAGGTTAATCAATTTATatatttcattttcattaattttGTGTGTTTTCACGTTAATTTGTTCTTTCACAAATATGATAATACATAAAATTTTGTGTAGTGTCCTAACAATTGCTATCAGAGTCAGTTGATTGATTTTCTAATTTTCCTATAAATAAATTTTCAAAGACGATCCCTAGGAAGTCAAATTTAAGTGGGAGTGATGGATGCAGACGAATGAAAAGTGAAAAATGAAAAGTTTGATGGTGTGGATTTTAGTTTTTGGAAGATGTAGATTGAGGATTATCTATATCAGAGAAAGCTACATCAACCTCTAATGAAAAAGAAGCCAGAATCGATGAAGGAAGATAAGTGGAACCTTCTTAATAGGCAAACACTTGGCGTTATCCGATTGTCGTTATTTTAGAATGTTGCTTTTAACATTGCGAAGAAGAAGACAACTCTTGGTCTTTTGAAGGATCTTTCCAGCATGTATGAAAAGTCTTCAACATCAAATAAAGTTCATTTGATGAGACAATCATTTACGCTTCAGATAACAGAAGACACATCAATTGCATAACATATTAATGAACTCAATATTGTAACAACCTAATTGAGTTCAGTTGGACTTGAATTTGGCGATGAAGTACGAGCATTGATACTTTTGTCTTTCTTATCAGATAGTTGGAGTGCTACTGTCACAATAGTAAGTAACTGGTCAGGAAGTACAAAGATGAAATTTGATGATGTTCGTGATCTAGTTCTCAGTGAAGAGATCTGACAGAGAGAGTTTGGTgaatcatcatcctcttcattattaCAAACATAGGCAAGAGGAAGAAATTCAACCAAGGGATATGGACGTGGTAAATCAAAGGACCGAATATCCAAATCCAAAAATCATCGTAGTTTTCACAATTCGAAGACTATCGAATATTGGAATTATGGAAAGAACGGACaatacaaaaatcaaatatagTATCCCACATAAAATCAAGAGGTAAAAGATGAAGCAAATTTGTTTCTACCTCAAAAGGAGAACACACGTTGATATGTTCTTTGGAGAATAAGGAAAAATCTTGGGTATTAGACTCTAGAACCTCCTTCCATGCCACTTCCCAGAAAAAATTCTTTAAGAATTATGTCTATGGAAACCTCGATAATAAGCAATGGTGTGAGATTTCAGGTAATGGTATAGTGAGGGTTAAGTTGAATGAGAATTGAAAAACATAAGACATATTCCCGATCTAACAAAGAACTTAATCTTAATAGACCACTTGGCTAGTGAAGGCTACACAACAACCTTCCATGGTGATCAATTGAATATTTCAAAGGGTGCAATGACAGTTGCTCGTGGTAAGAAAAATGGTACTATTTACAAGACAGCAGGATCATGTCATTTGATTGCAGTTGCGGCAAATGAAAGTCCCAATCTATGGCACCAAGATTAGGCCATATAAGTGAGAAAGGAATGAAAGTCATGCACTCAAACAAAAAAATACCAGGTCTTAGGTTAATAGAAATTGACATGGGTGAAGACTGTATACTTGGAAAGCAGAAGCGAGTCATCTTTCAAACAAGTGGGGGAACCCCAAAGAAGGAAAGACTTGAGCTTGTTCACTCTTATGTTTGGGGTCTAACTACCGTCTCATCTATTGGTGGGAAGAAATACTTTGTGACTTTATTGATGATCACTCTAGAAAGGTATGGGTATATTTTCTGAAATATAAGTCTGAAGTATTTGAGGCTTTCAAGATGTGGAAATCCAGGGTAGAAAATCATACATGATTGAAGATTGAAAAACTCATAATCGATAATGGTGGAGAATGTGAAGACACCAGATTTAAGAAGTTATACTATGAGCACAAAGTTAGAATGGAGAGGACCGTTCCAAGTACACCTCAACATAATGGTGTGGCTAAACGTATGAATCAAACATTGTCTGAAAGAACTAGAAGCTTGCATGTACAATCAAGCTTACCAAAGCAATTTTGAGCAGAGGAAGTCAACACAGCCGCTTACTTAATTAATCGAGGTCCATCGGTACCATTGGAGCTTAGAATATCAAAAGAGGTATGATGCAGAAAAGAGGTAAAACTCTCACATCTTAGAGTTTTCAGGTGTGTAACATACGTGCATATAAGTGATCAAGGAAGGAATAAGCTTGATCAAAATTAAAGAAGAGCACTTTCATCGGCTATGGTGAGGATGAGTTTGGCTACCACCTATGGGATGACGATAACAGAAAATGATCCATAATAGAGACGTGATCTTCAATGAAAGAGTTATGTACAAAGACATGCATAACACAACCACCACTGACCCAAAATTAAATGATCCAGTTTATGCAGAGTGGATGATATCCCAGAAAGTCCTATAATTGAGAATCCTCAGTTAGAGGAATCAACTGAACAATGCAGTGAGCAACAATATGATGCATCACAGACTCATACTCCAACTCCTAAAATGAGAAGGTCTTATCGACCTCATGTTTCCAATAGGAGATGCACGGACTACATGTTGCTAACTGATGGAGGTGGGCCTGAAGACTATGCAGAATCATGTCAGACCATATATGCTGGTAAGTGGGAGCTTGCAATGAAAGATGAATTGAAGTCTTTAATTATGAGTGCAACTTTCCATTAGATATGctttgtatgatgtcaaaactaggacactttagcgtttatgtatattggatggtatcctctgattctcaatttgcatcttagcattaggaaaCATAAAAACATTTGGAAATAAGTTGGAAAAGGTTTCATGCATTAAAAATTGTATTTTATGTGTATAACAACTATGTATCGACACAGACGCATTATAGGTCGACTCATAGAAGTAAATTTTCTCTACAAATCGACACATCCGTTTTCAGGTCAGCTCATGTACTCAATTTTTAAAGCCTGTAGCCTCTATTTGATGTGTCACATTTACAAGTCGACACATGACCTTTACAGATTGACGCATGAACTATACATGTTAACACATGCATCAATTAGATCGGCACATGACTTACTTAGGTCGACACATGCAACACACTTTTCCAAAAATTAATAACTTTTTCAAATCGTTTGCATTCCCTTTGACTTAAAACATGCACGCATATAAATACTTACTACATGCATAATTTCTAGCAAGGTTCAAGAGTAAACCTACATGAAACCAGGATTTCAAAgtattctcatcatcttcaacctcattctATGCATACACATAAACAAACTACATATAATCATTATTTGTTTGGGTGCCATCTATAATTAGGGTTGATAACAACCAATTTATGTTGattgaattgtaaattgggttgagatcttttagggtttcaaataagaaaatcgAGCTGGagttttccttcaagatcaattaaggatttgaaggttttggataAGGTTACACAATTTGGATCCGATCGAATGAAGACTTTGAAGAACAAAAGGTTCTTACAAAGGAGTAGCGTGGGACGAtggatcatattggtaaatcttgAGTTACAACAATTTGCAATTTGGATTCaatcgagtgaaagctttgaagaacaatgtgtaggagaagagcgatccaaaacgcaacggaatttaaaatttctcctttagtgatccttacgaatgagcatgatcagtgatagaatcgttacctcttgtggcgattataacctttgatgtagatctacggagcgatcacgaacattgaatgatgacaacgcctctactcagtcaACACGgatggattccttcaatctcagtgctagctgctacgaatgaaggctttgagtgagagagagagagaaacgaaattgcaactgcacaaatgcttctacacaagggttctatttatagaaccacttgtgtgggctgcaagctaaaaagcccactcaagtgtatgtggcccatatcttataatataccaaaatcacttagGCGCGTGATACCTTACaatatttcatattctacttaagtacaccgtaccttacgatattctagaattcacttaagtgcaccgtacattaaggtattccttagttactctatctctcatcaatccgttcttttgtgtgtgaccctgtaggttttcgcggcattggcaattatattaaatcacgtatttaacataataaacagtgaacggtatctagcaacacatcactgctacccaagacacgaaagtttcatgtgatctgacaaatccttctgtgataatacttatgtgtataattatccttttgcccttatgtctatattgaacacaaggcataaaccgtgtcatccttgtccaattcaatattgggcccataggcatttatcatgttacgcaggatgggaaaattccatataggtcactcatatcccttagcatgcttcatggagtacccatcaactgtccttatggtcatccagttatggacaacgtttgatcaacaataaggcactcgactctacatctagggtccatagtggtttcaggtcgaagggtggtatacaccattatcaccatgagaataacttatgacactttgcataacattctatatagtattctcatagcgggtcaatccagtataaatattactcttaatattcatacctatgtttaagacttgataactccttatccatgatccatgagatgtgatcatcagtctatatacataatagtcttaatgctttaatgttatcccacttcataataaatctcgactacggatactttaagaatagtgtccttatgtttaatgtgatctcatgattaagtcacacttgatacattaaacgaactagctattctagggactttattaaacaaacataataaagaaaaagtcttttcttattaataattaattcgatacaagtaccaaaagtattggcctctagggcttacaccaacacaatGGGTTTCTTGTAAAGAAGTAGTGTGACAGTGAATGAAATTGAAattgttgggttacttgatcaagctttgatcaagtgaaaataaattgttagaatcaacatcaaacttaggaTTTGTAGTGTTGATTGCTACATTTCTCTTGTATACATAATTTTGCAAAATAAGGTTAATTTCATcatctcaattcgaattcgaattgagggaagacgtacccatagcgaggtcgattgggAATATGCCTAAGCAAATCCTtatgtctctctctctctctctctctctctctctctctctctctctctctcttttagGTTGCAAATTGTAAATTCATCAATTGTGCGATCAATACGTTTGGATAAATTTTTGATAAACCTTTGAAATTGTTTTTTTGAGTAGATCAAAATCAATTAGATTTTGATTGGATTTGCGAATCCACAAAAACATACATAATCTGAAACTAAATGTATTGCCTacaaggtgttcgataatttgaCTCAATTGTATTTTTGTATGTTTTAATCATTCGAAATAGTTTATAATTGTAACATTGCACTCAATTGATTTTGATTAAAGGTATTTGTATTAATTTGTTCTCATTATCATCACTTTGATTCAATATACGCATATATGAGTTTTCGATAGAAGTTCGGTTACACGACTCGATTCGGGTTACTTCCGCTCGCCATAAATTTTCGAATCAGTTTTTTGTTAAAGTTTTTTACTAGTGATCTACTCACTCTCCTCTATATTGAATCCTATCATCTAAAAAGTGGTATCAAGGCTTTGGTTAATTCCGTGCTTCAATATTTGCTTATTAGAAGATGGCTATCGAACCTAAGGGAACGTATAATAGAGCACCAATTTTTACCGACAAAActatggctattggaaagcttgtatgtgTATACATATCAACTCGGTTGATAAAGGTGTTTAGGACGCCATCACCAATGGTCCTAATCAAATTACAATGATCAATGGTGAATGTGTTGTCATTCCAAAACCGGAAGCACAAGGGAGTGATAATGATAAGAAGTTGTGGTCACATGATTGGAAGacacaaaatattctcatattcGCACTTTGTGTTGATGAACATTACCGTGTTTCCTATTTGAAACCATCAAAGCTACGTGGAACGCATTAGAGGTTGCCCATGTGGGAACTAATGAGATCAAACAAGCTAGGATCAATACCttgaatcaagagtttgaactatttcgcatgaagcatggtgaaaccattgccgacatgcaaaagaggtTCACACATCTTATAAATAAGTTGAATGCTGTAGGTAAGCTTATTTCCGATGATATTTCTACTAATAAAGATTTGAggtgtcttaatagggaatggcaACCCAAGGTCACCGTAATCAAAGAAGCGAATGATCTTAAAACACTTAATCTAACAAGTTTATTTGGCAAGTTAGAAGAACATGGGCAAGAATTCACTTGCTTGGAAAAATATGATATAAAAAATtgagaagaagatgaagaaggaTAAAGTTAAGAGCAATGATGTATAAAAGAAGTATATTCCTCTACAAACTTCAAGTTTAAGGTCCTCAAACAATGAGCAAACGGGTTGTGAAACAAGAGATGTCAAGAATTCCGATGATGAAGATATGAGGTTGTTTGTCAAAAGGTACCAAA includes:
- the LOC127073865 gene encoding transportin MOS14 isoform X1, which codes for MDLQNTVKEALNALYHHPDDTVRMQADRYLQDFQRTLDAWQVADNLLHDPSSNLETLIFCSQTLRSKVQRDFEELPSTAFRPLRDSLNNLLKKFHKGHPKVRTQISIAVAALAVHVPAEDWGDGGIVKWLRDEMDSNPEYIPGFLELLTVLPEEVLNYKIAARPERRRQFEKELTSQMEVALNTLTACLSISELKEQVLEAFASWLRLKHGIPGSVLSSHPLVLTALSSLSSELLSEASVNVISELIHYTAAGSIDGVSTNVPLIQVIVPHVMNLKSQLSDSTKDEEDVKAIARLFADMGDSYVELIATGSDESMLIVHALLEVASHPEYDIASMTFNFWHSLQLTLTRRESYISYGNEACIEAERNKRLQVFRPAYESLVSLVSYRVQYPEDYQDLSYEDLREFKQTKYAVADVLTDAASVLGGDATLKILYTKLLEAVSGNGNNEQKEWRPAEAALFCIRAISNYVSVVEAEVMPQIMALLPKLPHQPQLLQTVCLTIGAYSKWLDSASCGVTILPSVLDILMNGMGTSEDCAAVAALAFRHICDDCRKKLCGCLDGLFHIYNRTVSGEDSFKVPAEDSLHLVEALSMVVTELPLDDAKRALEALCIPVISPLQVSVCVLRFIKLILLMIVFSYILFLQEAINQGPEILSKRPSRQLTVHIDRFAYIFRYVKHPQVVADAIQRLWPIFKAIFDVRAWDMRTMESLCRACKYAVRTSGRFMGLTIGAMLEEIQSLYRQHHQPCFLYLSSEVIKIFGSDPSCADYLKNLIESLFQHTTRLLTNIQEFTARPDIADDCFLLASRCIRYCPQLFIPSPVFPSLVDCSMIGITVQHREASNSILHFCSDIFDLANSTMGEQFIPIRDSIIIPRGASITRILVASLTGALPKSRVDVVSYTLLALTRSYGMQALEWAKKSIMLIPSTAATDLERTRFLKALSDVASGGDTNGLTVPIEELSDVCRRNRAVQEIVQEALRPLELNLVCVS
- the LOC127073865 gene encoding transportin MOS14 isoform X2; its protein translation is MDLQNTVKEALNALYHHPDDTVRMQADRYLQDFQRTLDAWQVADNLLHDPSSNLETLIFCSQTLRSKVQRDFEELPSTAFRPLRDSLNNLLKKFHKGHPKVRTQISIAVAALAVHVPAEDWGDGGIVKWLRDEMDSNPEYIPGFLELLTVLPEEVLNYKIAARPERRRQFEKELTSQMEVALNTLTACLSISELKEQVLEAFASWLRLKHGIPGSVLSSHPLVLTALSSLSSELLSEASVNVISELIHYTAAGSIDGVSTNVPLIQVIVPHVMNLKSQLSDSTKDEEDVKAIARLFADMGDSYVELIATGSDESMLIVHALLEVASHPEYDIASMTFNFWHSLQLTLTRRESYISYGNEACIEAERNKRLQVFRPAYESLVSLVSYRVQYPEDYQDLSYEDLREFKQTKYAVADVLTDAASVLGGDATLKILYTKLLEAVSGNGNNEQKEWRPAEAALFCIRAISNYVSVVEAEVMPQIMALLPKLPHQPQLLQTVCLTIGAYSKWLDSASCGVTILPSVLDILMNGMGTSEDCAAVAALAFRHICDDCRKKLCGCLDGLFHIYNRTVSGEDSFKVPAEDSLHLVEALSMVVTELPLDDAKRALEALCIPVISPLQEAINQGPEILSKRPSRQLTVHIDRFAYIFRYVKHPQVVADAIQRLWPIFKAIFDVRAWDMRTMESLCRACKYAVRTSGRFMGLTIGAMLEEIQSLYRQHHQPCFLYLSSEVIKIFGSDPSCADYLKNLIESLFQHTTRLLTNIQEFTARPDIADDCFLLASRCIRYCPQLFIPSPVFPSLVDCSMIGITVQHREASNSILHFCSDIFDLANSTMGEQFIPIRDSIIIPRGASITRILVASLTGALPKSRVDVVSYTLLALTRSYGMQALEWAKKSIMLIPSTAATDLERTRFLKALSDVASGGDTNGLTVPIEELSDVCRRNRAVQEIVQEALRPLELNLVCVS